A window of Campylobacter pinnipediorum subsp. pinnipediorum contains these coding sequences:
- a CDS encoding type IA DNA topoisomerase has product MNNTIIIIESPNKCEKIEKITGAKVYATKGHFKELSKEIVENYQDYTPIFEIKKEKKYQINQIFNECKGKDVIIATDPDREGYGIGYMVYEVIKNIAKSIKRAEFHEITESGIKKGLDRAVPFTNSNLKEFDSFKARAVGDKLVGFIMSPTYINKLNDKNISVGRVQTPALALIVKRELEIKEFNENPASKQISYKIKAKLQTRDGIEFDAINDNIFTSKEDANAKIAEFANAMAKVYQVDTKQSEIKPPAPFRTSQLQEMASKRLGFSSDKTMSLAQKLFEKGLITYHRTDSNTISDEFINEVEAKFKEQEWYEKKEYKAGAQSQAQAHEAIRISHVHEYTKIDEIGVKENLSDDEKALYELIFLNSIQSQAKNAINENTTYDISITTLSFKTKTSKCIYNGFKGALKEGTQDDEDTDEEGLEITLNLKQGDEVQITGYELAEVKKQAPKHYKESNFISLLEKEGIGRPSTYATFLPTLLKREYVITEKKGKNQIIVATSKGINFIENIKANDEWVSQSEFTKQMESVLDEISDGKVGYLDFIKPLHEKMGFVKLNSGETKPPSEKQLEWAKSIAKNINLELPKGIEGDWKICSNFIEKNKDKDVRPPSEKQLAFAKKLATDNKVELPNGIEKDVKICSNFIDKHIKKK; this is encoded by the coding sequence ATTATACTCCAATATTTGAAATAAAAAAAGAAAAAAAATATCAAATAAATCAAATTTTTAATGAATGTAAAGGCAAAGATGTAATAATTGCGACAGATCCAGATCGTGAAGGTTATGGTATTGGCTATATGGTCTATGAAGTTATAAAAAACATAGCAAAAAGCATAAAAAGGGCAGAATTTCACGAGATAACAGAAAGTGGAATCAAAAAAGGACTTGATCGTGCTGTGCCATTTACTAACTCAAATTTAAAAGAATTTGATAGTTTCAAAGCAAGAGCTGTTGGCGATAAACTAGTGGGCTTTATAATGAGTCCAACATATATAAATAAATTAAATGATAAAAATATAAGTGTCGGTAGAGTCCAAACTCCAGCACTTGCATTAATTGTTAAGCGAGAGCTTGAAATCAAAGAGTTTAACGAAAACCCTGCTTCAAAGCAAATAAGCTATAAAATCAAAGCAAAACTACAAACGAGAGATGGCATAGAATTTGATGCAATAAACGACAATATATTTACTTCAAAAGAAGATGCAAATGCAAAAATAGCCGAATTTGCTAATGCAATGGCAAAAGTGTATCAAGTAGATACAAAACAAAGCGAGATTAAACCACCTGCACCATTTAGAACAAGCCAACTCCAAGAAATGGCTAGTAAAAGATTAGGATTTAGCTCGGATAAAACTATGAGCCTAGCCCAAAAGTTATTTGAGAAAGGCTTAATTACATACCACAGAACGGATAGCAATACAATATCAGATGAGTTTATAAACGAAGTAGAAGCTAAATTTAAAGAACAGGAATGGTATGAAAAAAAGGAATATAAAGCAGGAGCTCAGAGTCAAGCACAAGCTCACGAAGCAATAAGAATATCACACGTACACGAATATACCAAAATAGACGAAATCGGAGTAAAAGAAAACTTAAGTGACGATGAAAAGGCGTTATACGAACTAATTTTTTTAAATTCAATTCAAAGTCAAGCCAAAAATGCAATCAATGAAAACACTACATATGATATAAGTATAACAACGTTAAGCTTTAAAACAAAAACCAGCAAATGCATTTATAATGGATTTAAAGGGGCTTTAAAAGAAGGAACACAAGATGATGAAGATACTGATGAAGAAGGACTAGAAATTACTCTAAATTTAAAGCAAGGCGACGAAGTGCAAATAACAGGATATGAACTAGCCGAAGTTAAAAAACAAGCACCGAAACATTATAAAGAGAGTAATTTTATCTCCCTTTTAGAAAAAGAAGGTATTGGAAGACCAAGTACTTATGCTACGTTCTTGCCTACGCTACTTAAAAGAGAGTATGTGATTACAGAGAAAAAAGGGAAGAATCAAATTATCGTAGCAACAAGCAAGGGGATAAATTTTATCGAAAATATTAAAGCAAACGATGAATGGGTAAGTCAGAGCGAATTTACGAAGCAAATGGAGAGCGTACTAGATGAGATAAGCGATGGTAAAGTGGGCTATTTAGACTTTATCAAGCCTTTGCATGAAAAAATGGGATTTGTAAAATTAAACTCAGGCGAAACAAAACCACCAAGCGAGAAACAACTAGAATGGGCAAAGAGTATAGCTAAAAACATAAATTTAGAACTTCCAAAAGGAATTGAAGGAGACTGGAAAATATGCTCAAATTTTATTGAGAAAAACAAAGATAAAGACGTGCGACCACCAAGTGAGAAACAACTAGCTTTTGCAAAGAAACTAGCAACAGACAACAAAGTAGAGTTACCAAATGGCATAGAAAAAGATGTAAAAATATGCTCAAATTTTATAGATAAGCACATAAAGAAGAAGTAA
- a CDS encoding adenine-specific methyltransferase EcoRI family protein — translation MNQIKPTEPTSQGWMANKEKKKNVYFMKAKYEVDDEFYTSYHEIKKELDDYKSHFKGKIVVCPCNDGKKSNFYHYFKLNFKELELQKLITTTFNINDQNAKGTKIEITTKEKKETQLHGRGDFRSDEIREIIAQGDIIVTNPPFSLFRDLIEIVESEKKKFLIVGGTYSITYKMIFELYEKGKIWLGNNQVCIFTRPDGTKKRFSNISWFTNLKSIKHLEPIKLTKRYKSNEHKYPEYDNYKAIEVTSYKDIPIDYYGIIGVPLTFFLRHNPTQFNILGCDFQIKEKYPELVKQDFAQSNTKSAVLNGQEMFTRIIVQRKIGLLPRTKLQNQF, via the coding sequence ATGAACCAAATAAAACCGACAGAGCCGACCAGTCAAGGATGGATGGCTAATAAAGAGAAAAAGAAAAATGTTTACTTTATGAAAGCAAAATATGAAGTAGATGATGAGTTTTATACGAGCTATCATGAAATCAAAAAAGAGCTAGATGATTACAAATCACATTTTAAAGGCAAGATTGTAGTGTGTCCTTGTAATGATGGAAAGAAAAGCAATTTTTATCACTATTTTAAATTAAATTTTAAAGAACTAGAGTTACAAAAGCTTATAACTACGACTTTTAATATCAATGACCAAAATGCAAAGGGAACAAAAATAGAAATTACAACAAAAGAAAAAAAAGAAACCCAATTGCACGGACGTGGCGATTTTAGAAGCGATGAAATAAGAGAAATAATCGCACAGGGAGATATAATCGTAACAAATCCGCCATTTTCACTTTTTAGAGATTTAATAGAGATAGTAGAGAGTGAGAAAAAGAAATTTTTAATAGTCGGTGGTACATACTCAATCACTTATAAAATGATATTTGAATTATATGAAAAAGGCAAAATTTGGCTAGGGAATAATCAAGTCTGCATTTTTACACGCCCAGACGGCACAAAAAAGCGTTTTTCAAACATAAGTTGGTTTACAAACCTAAAGAGTATCAAACACTTAGAACCAATAAAACTAACAAAAAGATATAAAAGCAACGAGCATAAATACCCTGAATACGATAATTACAAAGCCATAGAAGTAACCAGCTATAAAGATATACCAATTGATTACTACGGTATAATCGGTGTTCCGCTAACATTTTTTTTAAGGCATAATCCAACTCAATTTAATATATTGGGCTGTGATTTTCAAATCAAAGAAAAATACCCAGAACTTGTAAAGCAAGATTTTGCACAAAGCAACACAAAATCAGCCGTGCTTAATGGACAAGAGATGTTTACAAGAATAATAGTGCAAAGAAAAATCGGCTTATTGCCTAGAACAAAATTACAAAACCAATTTTAA
- a CDS encoding AAA family ATPase: MIVSICNEKGGSGKSTLATNIAINQSLSKNELPLLMDTDPQKSIATFLNIRNEENKPKVFDFTYKYGENLKEFLQSYSGNKDIIIDTGGRDSREMRIAIALSDMIIIPTIPSQFDVSVLDKMVNVIKMAKEQNEKLIAYIVINRASTNPFLYKKIESLKSFIEEIEQDYIKLAETIIYERERYKVATQLGLGVVEIKDGNKAESEIKNLCLELFNTNK; this comes from the coding sequence ATGATTGTATCGATTTGCAATGAAAAAGGAGGAAGTGGAAAAAGTACCTTAGCAACAAATATTGCCATTAATCAAAGTTTATCTAAAAACGAACTACCGCTATTAATGGATACTGATCCACAAAAATCGATAGCTACATTTTTAAACATAAGAAACGAAGAAAACAAACCAAAGGTTTTTGATTTTACATATAAATATGGCGAAAATTTAAAAGAATTCTTGCAAAGCTATAGCGGTAACAAAGACATTATAATTGATACTGGCGGAAGAGATAGTAGAGAGATGAGAATAGCTATTGCATTAAGTGATATGATTATAATTCCAACAATCCCAAGCCAGTTTGATGTTAGCGTGCTAGATAAAATGGTTAATGTTATAAAAATGGCAAAAGAACAAAACGAAAAACTCATAGCATATATAGTAATCAACAGGGCTTCAACAAATCCTTTTTTATATAAAAAAATCGAGAGTTTAAAAAGTTTTATAGAAGAGATAGAGCAAGATTATATAAAATTAGCCGAAACAATCATATATGAGCGAGAACGCTACAAAGTAGCAACTCAACTAGGGCTTGGTGTGGTTGAAATAAAAGACGGTAACAAGGCGGAAAGCGAAATTAAAAACTTATGTCTTGAACTTTTTAATACAAATAAATAG
- a CDS encoding replication initiation protein → MLEVSKKNFKKSYGNLVFKNKMNSILFPVNFTARDYDIFFTICWFAKQKGYAENKGFIEMPYSEISRFFDKGINKTRFNDEVKSFANKVLGKDGAAIYRTLEITDDDEILSLGVFFTDIKTFRNQQILRFKMNPIALDILFGVLQFMKINLYDFVAIKGKFAKTLYRLLLQYENIKPDKDGFKCVKFSRSDFENLMAVPDYYESSNIDTRVILPSIKELNKNYFKKLMFEKQFLANDNKKIVGYSFKFLFKDAS, encoded by the coding sequence GTGTTAGAAGTTTCAAAAAAGAATTTTAAAAAATCATACGGTAATCTTGTTTTTAAAAATAAGATGAATTCTATTTTGTTTCCAGTTAATTTTACAGCTAGGGATTATGATATATTCTTTACGATTTGCTGGTTTGCAAAGCAAAAAGGATATGCAGAAAATAAAGGCTTTATAGAAATGCCTTACTCTGAAATTTCTAGATTTTTTGACAAAGGGATAAATAAAACTAGGTTTAACGATGAAGTTAAAAGTTTTGCAAATAAAGTTCTTGGCAAGGATGGTGCAGCAATATATAGAACCCTTGAAATTACAGATGACGATGAAATTTTAAGTTTGGGTGTATTTTTTACTGACATTAAAACCTTTAGAAATCAACAAATTTTACGCTTTAAAATGAATCCTATTGCCTTAGATATTCTCTTTGGTGTTCTTCAATTTATGAAAATTAATTTATATGATTTTGTAGCCATAAAAGGCAAATTTGCAAAAACTCTTTATCGGTTATTACTCCAATATGAAAATATAAAACCTGATAAAGATGGTTTTAAATGTGTAAAATTTAGCCGATCTGATTTTGAGAACCTTATGGCTGTGCCAGATTATTACGAGTCCAGCAATATTGATACTAGAGTAATTTTGCCATCCATAAAGGAATTAAATAAAAACTACTTCAAGAAACTTATGTTTGAAAAACAATTTTTAGCAAACGACAATAAAAAAATAGTCGGCTATTCTTTTAAATTTCTTTTTAAAGATGCTTCATAA
- a CDS encoding AAC(3) family N-acetyltransferase yields MLDKIGNSGTLALQTFNWRFCSGETYDILNTKSETGSLGNIALKRDDFKRTRHPIYSFAVAGKYQNELISLRNKGAFDANSPFDFMYKHNAKMIIIGLPLQNSFTFVHYVEEMYKVSYRYNKTFTSYYIDDKGNKELVKYDMHVRDIENKVLTFIEPLESIFIENNVMKVSLFDGIEIKKIDLYLAYNIIKKDILENNGNNLYKIE; encoded by the coding sequence ATACTTGATAAAATAGGAAATAGTGGAACTCTTGCATTACAAACATTTAATTGGCGGTTTTGTTCTGGAGAAACATATGATATTTTAAATACAAAATCAGAAACCGGTTCATTGGGTAATATTGCTCTTAAAAGAGATGATTTTAAAAGAACTAGACATCCAATATATTCTTTTGCTGTTGCAGGTAAATACCAAAATGAGCTTATTTCTTTAAGAAATAAAGGTGCTTTTGATGCTAATTCGCCTTTTGACTTTATGTATAAACATAATGCAAAAATGATTATAATCGGATTACCTCTTCAAAATTCTTTTACATTTGTGCATTATGTAGAAGAGATGTATAAGGTGAGTTATAGATATAATAAAACATTTACTTCTTATTATATTGATGATAAAGGGAATAAAGAACTTGTTAAATATGATATGCATGTTAGAGATATTGAAAATAAAGTTTTAACTTTTATTGAACCACTAGAATCTATATTTATTGAAAATAATGTTATGAAAGTATCTTTATTTGATGGTATAGAAATTAAAAAAATTGATTTGTATTTAGCATATAATATAATAAAAAAAGATATTCTAGAAAATAATGGTAATAATTTATATAAAATAGAATAA
- a CDS encoding pseudouridine synthase, translating to MRLNKFISHNTNYSRREADELIKQGKVSINNKVVSKMAVSVSSDDKVKINGRFVKEKKDFTVIVYNKQKGELVTKKDDRGRKTIYDNLPRGFSKFVSIGRLDFASEGLLLLTDAPAIATALMNSDIEREYYLKIKGDITEEVKNAMREGFFAQNATKGAHEKSKITSMDFKPFVAFDIFGSSGGYTKLRVMINEGKNRELRRFFGYFDLEVVDLKRVSFGRVELGMLKDGKWRYFENSEYEDLRDFLKQNGVRY from the coding sequence ATGAGACTAAATAAATTTATATCACATAACACAAACTATTCAAGAAGAGAGGCTGACGAACTAATCAAACAAGGTAAGGTTAGTATAAATAACAAAGTAGTTAGTAAAATGGCTGTTAGTGTTAGCAGTGATGATAAAGTAAAGATAAATGGTAGATTCGTAAAAGAAAAGAAAGATTTTACTGTTATTGTTTATAACAAACAAAAGGGTGAGTTAGTAACAAAAAAAGATGATCGTGGAAGAAAAACTATATATGATAACTTACCTCGTGGATTTTCAAAATTTGTTAGTATAGGTAGGCTTGACTTTGCAAGTGAAGGGCTTTTGCTTTTAACAGATGCACCAGCTATCGCGACTGCACTTATGAATAGCGATATAGAAAGAGAGTATTATTTAAAGATAAAGGGAGATATAACAGAAGAGGTTAAAAATGCTATGAGAGAGGGCTTTTTTGCACAAAATGCAACAAAAGGTGCTCACGAAAAAAGCAAGATAACATCTATGGATTTTAAACCTTTTGTAGCCTTTGATATATTTGGTTCTAGTGGTGGTTATACCAAACTTCGTGTTATGATAAATGAGGGTAAAAATAGAGAGCTTAGAAGATTTTTTGGATATTTTGATTTGGAAGTTGTTGATCTTAAAAGAGTTAGTTTTGGAAGGGTTGAGCTTGGAATGCTTAAAGATGGCAAGTGGAGATACTTTGAAAATAGTGAATACGAGGATTTGAGAGACTTTTTAAAACAAAATGGAGTTAGGTATTGA
- a CDS encoding KpsF/GutQ family sugar-phosphate isomerase — translation MGDYIKIARQVLTLEANEILRNVELIDENMQKAVELIHRTKGKVVVTGVGKSGHIGAKIAATLASTGTPSFFLHPTEAMHGDLGMISKDDVVLAISFSGESEELTKILPHIKRFGVSIISMTKSKDSSLGYYSDVVLKLDIQKEACPLNAAPTSSTTLTLVLGDALAVCLMNKRNFKQEDFANFHPGGSLGKRLFIKVKDIMKTENLPIVNEDESLKTTIDVMTHSKLGNVLIVNKNNTLVAVLSDGDLRRALMDENFDINAKAINYATKNPKVLDNEDMLAIDALALIEKFKIQLLIILKDNEIRGVLHIHDLTSLGLK, via the coding sequence TTGGGTGATTATATAAAAATAGCAAGACAAGTACTAACACTAGAAGCTAACGAAATTTTAAGAAATGTCGAGCTTATAGATGAAAATATGCAAAAAGCAGTCGAACTTATACATCGCACTAAGGGTAAAGTTGTAGTAACTGGTGTAGGCAAAAGCGGACATATAGGTGCAAAGATAGCAGCCACACTTGCAAGCACAGGAACACCTAGCTTTTTCTTACATCCTACGGAGGCTATGCACGGCGATCTTGGAATGATAAGCAAAGATGATGTAGTGTTAGCTATAAGTTTTAGTGGAGAGAGTGAGGAACTAACAAAGATACTTCCTCACATCAAACGATTTGGTGTTAGTATCATATCTATGACAAAAAGCAAAGATAGTTCGCTTGGTTATTATAGCGATGTGGTGCTAAAACTAGACATACAAAAAGAGGCTTGCCCACTAAATGCAGCACCTACAAGCTCTACGACACTAACACTTGTGTTAGGAGATGCGTTAGCTGTTTGTTTGATGAATAAGAGAAATTTCAAACAAGAGGATTTTGCAAATTTTCATCCTGGTGGAAGCTTAGGAAAGAGACTTTTTATAAAAGTAAAAGACATAATGAAAACTGAAAATCTTCCGATAGTAAATGAAGATGAAAGCTTAAAAACTACGATAGATGTGATGACTCACTCAAAACTTGGAAATGTTTTGATAGTTAATAAAAATAATACATTAGTTGCTGTTTTGAGTGATGGTGATTTAAGAAGAGCTTTGATGGATGAGAATTTTGATATAAATGCAAAGGCTATAAACTATGCTACAAAAAATCCAAAAGTGTTAGATAACGAGGATATGTTAGCAATAGATGCGTTAGCTTTGATAGAGAAATTTAAAATTCAACTTCTTATAATTTTAAAAGACAATGAGATAAGAGGTGTGCTTCATATCCACGATTTAACAAGCTTAGGACTAAAATAA
- a CDS encoding RNase J family beta-CASP ribonuclease: MSENNEAKVITNDSKDNKKKRFNHKKPKPKVDENGVNQNKQEKKPTNNKAKNSNPNTNKQENSTNTNGEKAPKKKRIRKNLPAKLNGNEPWQQDIAQAMQANRAAHELILEPLKYLHSNEHKIRITPLGGLGEIGGNMTVFETENSAIIVDIGMSFPNEGMHGVDILIPDFDYIRKIKDKIAGIIITHAHEDHIGAVPYFFKEFKFPIYATPLPLGMINNKFEEHGLKSERSFFRSVEKRKPYQIGEFEIEWIHMTHSIIDASSLAITTKAGTIIHTGDFKIDHTPIDGYPADLGRLAYYGERGVLCLMSDSTNSYKEGFTKSESSVGKTFDAIFSKAKGRVIMSTFSSNIHRVYQAISWGLKYNRKVCVIGRSMERNLFTAMELGYIKLDKKIFIDANEVAKYKDSDVLIVTTGSQGETMSALYRMATDEHKYIKIKPTDQIIISSKAIPGNESSVSKVLNFLIKSGANVAYQDFSEIHVSGHAAQEEQKLMLRLVKPKFFLPVHGEYNHIAKHKETAIACGVNEKNIYLMSDGDQMEVSYKHLKRVRTVKTGKMFIDNQINKQIADDVVIDRQNLAESGVVMIIAQISSHNQKLIGKPRVISYGLVANKQDAEFSKEMQEILVQFLSNVKEELLKDNRMLESQIRQVIRKHIFRKVKKYPTIVPIIYIM; this comes from the coding sequence ATGAGCGAAAACAATGAAGCTAAAGTTATAACTAACGATAGTAAGGACAACAAAAAAAAGAGATTTAACCATAAAAAACCTAAACCAAAAGTAGATGAAAATGGTGTAAATCAAAACAAACAAGAGAAAAAACCAACAAACAACAAAGCAAAAAATTCTAACCCTAACACAAACAAACAAGAAAACAGCACAAACACTAACGGTGAAAAAGCACCTAAGAAAAAAAGAATACGCAAGAATTTACCAGCCAAACTAAATGGTAATGAACCTTGGCAACAAGATATAGCGCAGGCTATGCAAGCAAACAGGGCTGCACATGAGCTTATACTTGAACCACTAAAATACCTACACTCTAACGAACATAAAATACGCATAACCCCACTTGGTGGGCTTGGTGAGATCGGCGGAAATATGACTGTGTTTGAGACTGAAAACTCAGCTATCATAGTAGATATAGGTATGAGCTTTCCAAATGAGGGTATGCACGGGGTTGATATACTTATACCTGATTTTGACTATATAAGAAAGATAAAGGATAAAATCGCCGGTATAATCATCACTCACGCACACGAGGATCATATAGGGGCGGTGCCGTATTTTTTCAAAGAGTTTAAGTTTCCTATATATGCTACTCCACTTCCACTTGGTATGATAAATAATAAATTTGAAGAGCATGGGTTAAAAAGCGAAAGGTCATTTTTTCGTTCAGTGGAAAAAAGAAAACCATATCAAATAGGCGAGTTTGAAATAGAGTGGATACATATGACACACTCTATCATAGATGCCTCATCCCTTGCTATAACAACAAAAGCTGGAACGATAATACATACTGGGGATTTTAAGATAGATCATACTCCGATAGATGGATATCCTGCTGATCTTGGTCGCTTAGCGTATTATGGTGAACGTGGTGTTTTGTGTCTTATGAGTGATAGCACAAATAGCTATAAAGAGGGCTTTACAAAGTCTGAAAGTAGTGTTGGTAAGACTTTTGATGCGATATTTTCAAAGGCAAAAGGTAGGGTTATAATGAGTACATTTAGCTCAAATATCCACCGTGTTTATCAAGCTATATCTTGGGGACTTAAATACAACAGAAAAGTTTGTGTGATAGGTAGAAGTATGGAGAGAAACCTATTTACAGCAATGGAACTTGGTTATATAAAGCTTGATAAAAAGATATTTATAGATGCAAATGAGGTCGCTAAGTATAAAGATAGCGATGTGCTTATAGTTACTACTGGATCTCAAGGTGAAACTATGAGTGCTTTATATAGAATGGCAACTGATGAGCATAAATATATAAAGATAAAACCAACTGATCAAATAATCATAAGCTCAAAAGCGATACCAGGTAATGAGTCTAGTGTATCAAAGGTATTGAACTTTTTGATAAAGAGCGGAGCAAATGTAGCTTATCAGGATTTTAGTGAAATTCACGTAAGCGGACATGCAGCTCAAGAGGAACAAAAGCTAATGTTAAGGCTTGTAAAACCTAAATTTTTCCTACCTGTTCACGGCGAATACAATCACATAGCAAAACACAAAGAAACAGCGATAGCATGTGGTGTAAATGAGAAAAATATATATCTTATGAGTGATGGCGATCAGATGGAAGTATCATACAAACATCTAAAAAGAGTAAGAACGGTAAAAACCGGAAAGATGTTTATAGATAATCAGATAAATAAACAAATAGCTGATGATGTCGTGATAGATAGACAAAACTTGGCTGAGTCTGGTGTAGTTATGATAATAGCTCAAATTTCAAGTCATAATCAAAAGCTTATAGGAAAACCTAGGGTCATAAGCTATGGTTTGGTTGCAAATAAGCAAGATGCTGAGTTTAGTAAAGAGATGCAAGAGATATTGGTTCAATTTTTAAGCAATGTAAAAGAGGAACTTTTAAAAGATAATAGAATGCTTGAAAGTCAAATAAGACAAGTGATAAGAAAGCATATATTTAGAAAAGTGAAAAAATATCCAACTATCGTTCCAATAATTTATATAATGTAA
- the rsmA gene encoding 16S rRNA (adenine(1518)-N(6)/adenine(1519)-N(6))-dimethyltransferase RsmA, translated as MIKAKKHFGQNFLQDAGVLSKIIQSIPKDNKDIKHIVEIGPGLGDLTFWLLKSDFKVTSYEIDSELIPILLDRFKDKAENGQFRLINKDANLHWCEHKSLSDVPYILVANLPYYVATKMILNALEDQNCISIVAMTQKEVAMKFASNGGDREFSSLGVLANLTGSCKLLFDVAPECFDPIPKVVSSVLRIDKKQELLGDNGLFSDINEYHKFKDFLKACFIAPRKTLFKNLSSKVEKEKLRIVFDELDINQNLRPHESNVALYLKIYEKIKARNERKQ; from the coding sequence ATGATAAAAGCTAAGAAACATTTTGGACAGAATTTTTTACAAGATGCAGGTGTTTTATCAAAGATCATCCAATCGATTCCCAAAGATAACAAAGATATAAAACATATAGTTGAAATTGGGCCTGGCTTAGGTGATTTGACCTTTTGGCTTTTAAAGAGTGATTTTAAAGTAACAAGCTATGAGATAGATAGTGAGCTTATACCTATCTTGCTTGATAGATTTAAAGATAAAGCCGAAAATGGACAATTTAGACTGATAAACAAAGATGCAAATTTGCATTGGTGTGAACATAAGAGTTTAAGCGATGTGCCATATATATTAGTGGCAAACCTGCCCTACTATGTCGCAACCAAGATGATATTAAATGCATTAGAAGATCAAAACTGTATAAGTATAGTAGCTATGACACAAAAAGAGGTAGCTATGAAATTTGCTAGTAATGGAGGAGATAGAGAGTTTAGCTCTCTTGGAGTACTTGCAAATTTAACAGGATCTTGTAAGCTACTTTTTGATGTAGCTCCTGAGTGCTTTGATCCTATACCAAAAGTTGTTTCATCAGTTCTAAGGATAGATAAAAAGCAAGAGCTTTTAGGAGATAATGGTCTTTTTAGTGATATAAATGAGTATCATAAATTTAAAGACTTTTTGAAAGCTTGTTTTATAGCCCCTAGAAAGACTTTGTTTAAAAATTTAAGTTCAAAAGTAGAAAAAGAAAAACTTCGCATAGTTTTTGATGAACTTGATATAAACCAAAATCTTCGTCCACACGAGTCAAATGTCGCCTTGTATTTAAAAATTTATGAAAAAATAAAGGCAAGAAATGAGCGAAAACAATGA